One Glycine max cultivar Williams 82 chromosome 4, Glycine_max_v4.0, whole genome shotgun sequence DNA segment encodes these proteins:
- the LOC100777966 gene encoding cycloeucalenol cycloisomerase — MTAPTSSSLWLAPNPSKRWGELFFLLYTPFWLTLCLGIVIPFNLYEKFTELEYLLIGLVSAVPAFVVPLLLVGKVDRSISWKDRYWVKASLWIIIFSYVGNYFWTHYFFTVLGASYTFPSWKMNNVPHTTFLLTHVCFLFYHVSSNMTLRRLRHFIADLPEKLKWATEAAWILALAYFIAYLETLAISNFPYYQFVDRDSMYKVGSLFYAIYFIVSFPMFLRIDEKPGDKWDLPRVAVDALGAAMLVTIILDLWRIFLGPIVPIADTKQCPQVGLPWFTGHANLT; from the exons ATGACCG CTCCTACTTCTTCCAGCCTGTGGCTGGCTCCAAACCCCAGCAAAAGATGGGGCGaactcttcttccttctctacACCCCCTTCTGGCTCACCCTTTGTCTCGGCATTGTTATTCCCTTCAATCTTTACGAG AAATTCACAGAGCTGGAGTATTTGCTCATCGGATTGGTCTCGGCTGTTCCTGCTTTCGTCGTTCCATTGCTGCTCGTTGGAAAG GTTGACAGAAGCATTTCTTGGAAGGATCGTTATTGGGTCAAG GCCAGTCTCTGGATAATAATCTTCAGTTATGTTGGGAATTATTTCTGGACACATTACTTTTTTACAGTTCTTGGTGCATCTTATACCTTTCCATCATGGAAAATGAACAAT GTACCACACACAACATTCCTGCTCACCCATGTTTGCTTCCTGTTTTACCATGTTTCATCGAACATGACACTGCGTCGATTGCGGCATTTTATTGCTGATTTGCCAGAAAAACTTAAATGGGCTACTGAAGCTGCATGGATTCTTGCTCTTGCTTATTTTATCGCATACCTGGAGACACTGGCTATTTCCAAT TTCCCTTATTATCAATTCGTGGATCGCGACTCTATGTATAAAGTTGGATCTTTGTTTTATGCCATCTACTTTATTGTGAGCTTCCCAATGTTTTTAAG GATAGATGAGAAACCTGGCGATAAATGGGACTTGCCTAGAGTGGCTGTTGATGCTTTGGGAGCTGCAATGCTGGTCACAATAATACTTGATTTGTGGCGCATCTTTCTGGGACCTATTGTTCCGATAGCAGACACAAAACAGTGTCCTCAAGTAGGATTACCCTGGTTTACAGGACATGCCAATCTCACATGA
- the LOC100777435 gene encoding 4-coumarate--CoA ligase-like 9, with amino-acid sequence MVENRENNNSHSRRSLTLHFISVMATQTQTQSHPNTTIDPNSGFCSHSRTFHTLRPNVPLPPPSHPLSLTDYAFSLLPAAATTTSALIDAATDRHLSYSLLLRQVQSLASSLQSLTPLSKGHVALILTPSSLHVPVLYFSLLSLGVTIAPANPLSSLSELTHIVKLAKPAIAFSTSNAAKNIPSLKFGTILLDSPFFLSMLDDDETVNRDSRAHRVEEVSQSDSAAILFSSGTTGRVKGVLLTHRNFITLIGGFYHLRNVADGDPHPVSLFTLPLFHVFGFFMLVRAIAVGETLVFMQRFDFEGMLKAVERYGITYMPVSPPLVVALAKSELVKKYDLSSLRYLGCGGAPLGKEVADDFRGKFPNVEIGQGYGLTESGGGAARVLGPDESKRHGSVGRLAENMEAKIVDPVTGEALPPGQKGELWLRGPTIMKGYVGDEKATAETLDSEGWLKTGDLCYFDSDGFLYIVDRLKELIKYKAYQVPPAELEHILHTNPEIADAAVVPYPDEEAGQIPMAFVVRKPGSNVTADQVMEFVAKQVSPYKKIRRVSFIKSIPKSPAGKILRRELVDYALSSGSSKL; translated from the exons ATGGTTGAGAACCGGGAAAACAACAACAGCCACTCAAGAAGATCACTCACTCTTCATTTCATTTCAGTAATGGCTACCCAAACCCAAACACAGTCACATCCAAACACCACCATCGACCCAAACAGCGGCTTCTGTTCCCATTCCAGAACCTTCCACACCCTCCGTCCAAACGTCCCTCTCCCTCCGCCCTCCCACCCCCTCTCCCTCACCGACTACGCCTTCTCCCTCCTCCCCGccgccgccaccaccacctccgccCTCATCGACGCCGCCACCGACCGCCACCTCTCTTACTCTCTCCTCCTCCGCCAAGTCCAATCCCTCGCCTCCTCTCTCCAATCCCTCACCCCTCTCTCCAAAGGCCACGTGGCACTCATCCTCACCCCATCCTCCCTGCACGTCCCCGTACTCTACTTCTCCCTCCTCTCCCTCGGCGTCACCATCGCCCCCGCCAACCCGCTCAGTTCCCTATCCGAGTTGACTCACATCGTCAAACTCGCCAAACCCGCCATCGCGTTCTCCACCTCGAACGCCGCGAAAAACATTCCCTCCCTCAAATTCGGCACAATCCTCCTCGATTCCCCGTTCTTCCTCTCCATGCTCGACGACGACGAAACCGTTAACAGAGACTCGCGTGCTCACCGAGTCGAAGAAGTGAGTCAGTCTGACTCGGCGGCGATTCTATTCTCCTCTGGCACCACGGGGCGCGTGAAGGGCGTGCTCCTCACGCACCGCAACTTCATCACGCTGATCGGAGGGTTCTATCACCTCAGAAACGTGGCGGATGGTGACCCTCACCCGGTGTCGCTCTTCACGCTGCCGCTGTTCCACGTGTTCGGGTTCTTCATGCTGGTCAGGGCCATCGCCGTCGGGGAGACGCTCGTGTTCATGCAGAGGTTCGATTTCGAAGGGATGCTAAAGGCTGTGGAGAGGTATGGAATCACGTACATGCCGGTGTCGCCGCCGCTCGTGGTGGCGCTGGCGAAGTCGGAACTCGTGAAGAAGTATGATCTCAGCTCGCTACGGTATTTGGGCTGTGGCGGCGCGCCGCTCGGGAAGGAAGTCGCCGACGACTTCAGAGGCAAATTCCCTAACGTGGAAATTGGGCAG GGATATGGTTTGACTGAAAGTGGAGGAGGGGCAGCTAGAGTGTTAGGGCCTGATGAGTCTAAGCGCCATGGTTCTGTGGGTCGACTAGCAGAAAATATGGAGGCCAAGATAGTGGACCCTGTTACTGGAGAGGCATTACCTCCTGGCCAAAAAGGGGAGCTCTGGTTGCGAGGTCCAACAATCATGAAAG GTTATGTAGGAGATGAGAAGGCGACAGCTGAAACATTGGATTCAGAAGGGTGGCTGAAGACGGGAgatctttgttattttgacTCTGATGGCTTCCTCTACATTGTAGATAGACTGAAGGAATTGATCAAATACAAAGCTTATCAG GTTCCCCCTGCTGAATTGGAACATATACTACACACCAATCCCGAAATTGCTGATGCTGCAGTAGTTCC GTATCCTGATGAAGAGGCAGGGCAGATTCCAATGGCCTTTGTAGTAAGAAAACCTGGAAGCAACGTCACTGCAGATCAGGTCATGGAGTTTGTGGCAAAGCAG GTTTCTCCATACAAGAAGATACGACGagtttcttttatcaaatctaTCCCAAAATCTCCGGCTGGGAAAATTTTGAGAAGAGAATTAGTTGATTATGCACTATCTAGTGGTTCATCCAAATTGTGA